Proteins encoded in a region of the Desulfovibrio desulfuricans genome:
- a CDS encoding tetratricopeptide repeat protein, with the protein MQKNCPQLELAREDLMEMEGLLCEQLSSFLSFSGHALYFPTSRAPEEPQLLSRERRLLLPLRRDDHLLGVAMLHGVKAREARPLLPFLPAIAGLCLENLARAKAMRTDSVTGLATEEALFAHMENAAERLRAYLEEPGAEESGPAPLHWLCMGIVLLRLGNGDSVVRRGGHAFAEKYLKALADACREALPSDVLAARVGRWEIALLFPASGRGACHKLARAALTRMEAVRMPYPLLKKPVHPRLCAGHALYPQDMRGTEMHLEMHDQARLCMDRARLAADVAGQEADGAQAVESRIMPFARILQEGGMVLESLPLGRVRLSLGRQAKAREGMRFALWGQAESGSPRYKGELVVLHTRDTDSVAEALHLVDVTCRPEVGDRLTLLGETPVLSPDLDEQDFSAARPAIPDAAVAVQEQNQRAESAEGGKHAAAACGASASAVPQPAECAGGLCGHGDFLNRFAVEAERRNRFTLCLLRLEPGNSDAGDAAHPDAVPLDGMHDAANRQGIIETALSVWRDALGNAQNLPQPMAGRYGSNSLIFFHPDVEAQALVSLYEGVCGELSSRGISASVGLAGYPFLQFRRGEMPDCALKALEYALLLPAPKVGVCNSLALNISADRRYSLGDVFGAVEEYKLALLADEANAMAWNSLGVCMAALGRQHEARRHFTEALRHGPDKALAEQIYYNLGTVCQGLGEKRAAARYYRQCVKVSPEHQFAHIRLGQLCEQGGRRAEARRFYEIAAALEDARPGAPSLARRHLARVAVRQRKGGEARELLHEALVRNPQDAASMLLLANIYLDSNEDPAMAELLARKSAGLHDKPEAWETLARALRKLGREEEARVAEAKAVLS; encoded by the coding sequence ATGCAAAAAAACTGCCCGCAGCTCGAACTCGCGCGTGAAGACCTCATGGAAATGGAAGGCCTGTTGTGTGAACAATTGTCTTCATTCCTGTCCTTTTCAGGGCACGCCCTGTATTTTCCCACCAGCCGCGCGCCCGAAGAGCCGCAGTTGCTGTCGCGGGAGCGCAGGCTGCTGCTGCCCTTGCGGCGCGACGACCATCTGCTTGGCGTTGCCATGCTGCACGGCGTCAAGGCGCGCGAGGCCCGGCCCCTTTTGCCTTTTCTGCCTGCCATAGCGGGCCTTTGCCTGGAGAATCTTGCCAGAGCCAAGGCCATGCGCACGGATTCCGTTACCGGGCTTGCCACAGAAGAGGCCCTGTTTGCGCATATGGAAAATGCCGCAGAGCGCTTGCGGGCCTACCTGGAAGAGCCGGGCGCGGAAGAAAGCGGCCCCGCGCCCCTGCACTGGCTGTGCATGGGGATTGTGCTGTTGCGTCTTGGTAACGGGGATTCTGTGGTACGGCGCGGCGGGCATGCTTTTGCAGAAAAATATCTCAAGGCTCTGGCAGACGCCTGCCGCGAAGCCCTGCCATCGGATGTTCTGGCAGCGCGTGTGGGCCGCTGGGAGATTGCCCTGCTCTTTCCCGCCAGCGGACGCGGCGCCTGTCACAAGCTGGCCCGCGCAGCACTGACGCGTATGGAAGCGGTGCGCATGCCCTATCCGTTGTTGAAAAAGCCCGTGCACCCGCGCCTCTGCGCCGGGCATGCGCTGTATCCACAGGATATGCGCGGTACAGAAATGCACCTGGAGATGCACGATCAGGCCCGCCTGTGCATGGATCGCGCCCGCCTTGCCGCAGATGTGGCCGGGCAGGAGGCTGACGGCGCTCAGGCTGTGGAAAGCCGCATTATGCCCTTTGCGCGCATACTGCAAGAAGGGGGCATGGTGCTGGAATCCCTGCCGCTGGGCCGCGTGCGGCTTAGCCTCGGACGTCAGGCCAAGGCCCGCGAGGGCATGCGCTTTGCCCTGTGGGGACAGGCGGAAAGCGGTTCGCCCCGTTACAAGGGCGAGCTGGTGGTGCTGCACACGCGGGATACGGATTCCGTTGCCGAGGCCCTGCATCTGGTTGACGTTACCTGCCGCCCCGAGGTGGGGGACAGGCTCACTTTGCTGGGTGAGACGCCCGTTTTGAGCCCGGATCTGGACGAACAGGATTTTTCCGCCGCGCGCCCTGCCATTCCAGATGCGGCGGTGGCCGTGCAGGAACAAAACCAGAGGGCAGAATCTGCCGAAGGTGGCAAACACGCCGCTGCTGCGTGCGGTGCTTCCGCATCTGCCGTGCCCCAGCCAGCAGAATGTGCTGGCGGTTTGTGCGGTCACGGTGATTTTTTGAACCGTTTTGCCGTGGAGGCGGAGCGACGCAACCGTTTTACGCTTTGTCTGCTGCGGCTGGAGCCGGGCAATTCTGATGCGGGCGATGCCGCGCATCCGGATGCCGTGCCGCTGGACGGCATGCACGATGCTGCGAACCGGCAGGGGATTATTGAAACTGCCCTCAGCGTATGGCGCGATGCCCTTGGCAATGCGCAGAACCTGCCGCAGCCGATGGCTGGACGCTACGGCAGCAACAGTCTGATATTTTTCCATCCGGATGTGGAAGCGCAAGCCCTTGTGTCTCTGTACGAGGGGGTGTGCGGTGAACTGAGCAGCCGTGGCATTTCGGCTTCTGTGGGCCTTGCGGGTTATCCCTTCCTTCAGTTCCGAAGGGGTGAAATGCCCGACTGCGCCCTGAAGGCTCTGGAATACGCCCTGCTGTTGCCAGCCCCCAAGGTGGGGGTGTGCAATTCGCTTGCGCTCAACATTAGCGCCGACAGGCGGTACAGCCTCGGCGATGTTTTTGGCGCGGTGGAAGAATACAAACTTGCGCTGCTGGCTGACGAGGCCAATGCCATGGCCTGGAATTCCCTTGGCGTATGCATGGCGGCCCTTGGGCGGCAGCACGAAGCCCGGCGGCATTTTACGGAGGCCCTGCGGCACGGGCCGGATAAAGCCCTTGCCGAACAGATTTACTACAATCTGGGCACGGTCTGCCAGGGGCTTGGCGAAAAGCGCGCAGCAGCCCGGTATTACCGGCAGTGCGTCAAGGTTTCGCCCGAGCACCAGTTTGCCCACATCCGTCTTGGGCAACTGTGCGAACAGGGCGGCAGAAGGGCCGAGGCCCGGCGTTTTTATGAGATAGCCGCAGCCCTTGAGGATGCGCGCCCCGGCGCGCCCAGCCTTGCCCGCAGGCACCTTGCGCGTGTGGCTGTGCGCCAGCGCAAGGGCGGCGAGGCGCGTGAGCTGCTGCACGAGGCTCTGGTACGCAATCCGCAGGATGCCGCCTCCATGTTGCTGCTGGCAAATATCTATCTGGACAGCAATGAAGATCCGGCCATGGCGGAACTGCTGGCCCGCAAAAGCGCTGGCCTGCACGACAAGCCCGAAGCGTGGGAAACTCTTGCCCGCGCCCTGCGCAAGCTTGGGCGGGAAGAAGAAGCCCGTGTGGCTGAAGCCAAGGCTGTGCTTTCCTAG
- a CDS encoding flavodoxin family protein, with product MNNVLVLQCSPHVGGVSDSVANLFTKGMAEAGIEARTVALRDYAYSPCTGCGGCSRPPHKCILASRPLPGQNDACAQMDQAEEIFQMINEAQLVMISSPIYFYFLPAHFKALIDRTQRFWMLQGGEDRVPLPLSRAKPVLVAMTAGRRRGNLLFSGSLLSLKYFLAPLGAAVRETRLLRGLESIKDLHERPAVMAALHAWGHDWGHRLATKNASYELTQPLPDDAAKS from the coding sequence ATGAACAACGTGCTTGTGCTCCAGTGCAGTCCTCATGTGGGAGGCGTTTCTGATTCGGTGGCAAACCTTTTTACAAAGGGCATGGCCGAAGCCGGAATTGAAGCGCGCACTGTAGCCTTGCGCGACTATGCATATTCGCCCTGTACGGGGTGCGGCGGCTGCTCCAGGCCGCCGCACAAATGCATTCTGGCCAGCCGGCCCCTCCCCGGCCAGAATGATGCCTGCGCCCAGATGGACCAGGCCGAAGAAATTTTTCAGATGATCAACGAAGCACAGCTGGTCATGATTTCTTCCCCCATTTATTTCTATTTTCTGCCCGCGCACTTCAAGGCGCTCATCGACAGAACCCAGCGTTTCTGGATGCTGCAGGGAGGTGAAGACCGCGTTCCCCTGCCGCTTTCCCGCGCAAAGCCCGTGCTTGTAGCCATGACCGCAGGGCGGCGGCGCGGCAATCTGCTGTTTTCAGGCTCTCTGCTTTCGCTCAAATACTTTCTGGCCCCCCTTGGGGCTGCCGTTCGGGAAACCCGACTGCTACGCGGGCTTGAATCAATCAAGGATCTGCACGAACGCCCTGCTGTAATGGCCGCCCTGCACGCCTGGGGGCACGACTGGGGGCACAGGCTCGCCACAAAAAATGCCAGCTATGAACTGACCCAGCCCCTGCCCGATGATGCGGCCAAATCATAG
- a CDS encoding DEAD/DEAH box helicase — MSRSEQSVVREMCQTFLHDSVPEYIRDAAYYILSEGEVQKINIQEGETWDVQGVIQGEDLQVFTPSLSLTITDRSTRHQCNCSDAFSGICRHVAALALRLVEELRKEQGDPEETPPPSTDWKQSFRNFFSTDMEPEPGRHYLIFRFEPEQGRLLVSFFRGRQNKSGLSSVHNEVTLDQIIQNPDWCEFSPQLPHVARQIGQHLDYYGHRVEIPQGLTSWFFWSVRKEYYLLWKDTDKPCRIESTPFALKLKPILDDSGFRFEMLLKREGRPPLPIRAGRSNPSDRNPTESTAPEDAPITFHGQMPLWVCYQHNFYPVQTGLYPSLVRNLIYERPVVPHEEISEFLDRVWTRLPASELYEPQQFLKLMEPVFQPATYNPKLFLDEEGSLLTLEIDNVYETRHGEFTLNGPNPDFQTGSYTYEGQTYLVRRHQDEEAQLMNELSGMDFQARSSKLWFLEPEEAIAFLLDSYPKLIENYRVYGEKALSRYKVRTASSNITAQVVSNEKEKWFSLDINVEYEGQSLPLEKIWKAWTRGKRYVQLKDGSYTSLPEAWLEKLSHKLTALGLDPSKPPQQKFKQFEAPVLDSLLEDLPGAATDSFWNNLREKIRSFREVRPITPPKALNANLRSYQVQGLSYLNFLSEYGFGGILADEMGLGKTVQTLAFIQHMIDVHHDGPNLIVVPTSVLPNWEREAEKFVPGLKRLTIYGTRREGMFKHISSSDLIITTYALLRRDLEEMEKYEFNTVILDEAQNIKNPNTITARAVRRINARMRLCLSGTPIENNLFELWSLFEFLMPGFLGSQHAFQRGIVKPIKDGDAETLDYLRTRVRPFILRRTKAEVAKDLPPKVESVTCCALEEAQAELYAALARKLRAQVLADVDEKGLAKSQMSILDALLKLRQICCHPRLLKLDMPGFSNNLPSGKFDAFKDMVMEIVEGGHKVLVFSQFVQMLQIIKQWLEFSQIPFCYLDGASKDRFDQVDKFNNTPEIPIFLISLKAGGTGLNLTSADYVIHYDPWWNPAVESQATDRTHRIGQTRQVFSYKLICQNTVEEKILKLQEAKRGVAEAIIPGQDTWKSLTREDLEMLFDV, encoded by the coding sequence ATGAGTCGATCTGAACAGAGCGTCGTTCGCGAAATGTGCCAGACTTTCCTGCACGATAGTGTGCCGGAATACATCCGCGACGCCGCCTACTATATCCTGTCCGAAGGTGAGGTGCAAAAAATAAATATCCAGGAGGGCGAAACCTGGGACGTCCAAGGCGTCATCCAGGGCGAAGACCTGCAGGTCTTCACGCCGAGCCTGAGCCTCACCATTACGGATCGCAGCACCCGCCACCAGTGCAACTGCTCTGATGCGTTCTCAGGCATCTGCCGCCATGTGGCAGCACTTGCCTTGCGCCTTGTGGAAGAACTGCGCAAGGAACAGGGCGACCCGGAAGAAACCCCGCCTCCCAGCACCGACTGGAAGCAGAGCTTCCGCAACTTTTTTTCTACCGACATGGAACCGGAACCAGGCCGCCACTATCTCATATTCCGCTTTGAACCGGAACAGGGGCGTCTGCTGGTTTCCTTTTTCCGTGGGCGGCAGAACAAATCCGGGCTTTCCAGCGTGCACAACGAGGTAACGCTGGATCAGATCATCCAGAACCCCGACTGGTGCGAATTTTCACCCCAGTTGCCGCATGTGGCCCGCCAGATCGGTCAGCACCTCGACTATTACGGCCACCGGGTTGAAATCCCGCAGGGCCTTACCTCATGGTTTTTCTGGTCTGTGCGCAAGGAATATTATCTGCTGTGGAAGGACACTGACAAGCCCTGCCGCATCGAGAGCACGCCTTTTGCGCTCAAGCTCAAGCCTATCCTGGACGATTCGGGCTTTCGCTTTGAAATGCTGCTCAAGCGCGAGGGCCGCCCCCCGCTGCCCATCCGCGCAGGGCGCAGCAATCCCAGCGACCGCAACCCGACCGAGAGCACCGCGCCGGAAGACGCGCCCATCACCTTTCATGGGCAAATGCCCCTGTGGGTCTGCTACCAGCATAATTTCTACCCGGTGCAGACGGGCCTCTATCCCTCGCTGGTGCGCAACCTTATTTACGAACGCCCGGTTGTGCCGCACGAAGAAATTTCCGAATTTCTCGACCGAGTGTGGACGCGCCTGCCAGCCTCGGAACTCTACGAACCACAGCAGTTCCTCAAGCTCATGGAGCCGGTGTTCCAGCCTGCCACCTATAATCCCAAGCTCTTCCTCGATGAAGAAGGCAGCCTGCTGACGCTGGAAATCGACAACGTGTATGAAACGCGCCACGGCGAATTTACACTCAACGGGCCCAACCCCGACTTCCAGACCGGCAGCTACACCTACGAAGGGCAGACCTATCTGGTGCGCCGCCATCAGGACGAAGAAGCCCAGTTGATGAACGAACTGAGCGGCATGGACTTTCAGGCCCGCTCAAGCAAACTGTGGTTCCTTGAGCCGGAAGAAGCCATTGCCTTTCTGCTCGACTCCTACCCCAAGCTGATCGAAAACTACCGCGTCTACGGCGAAAAGGCCCTCTCGCGCTACAAGGTGCGCACGGCTTCTTCCAACATCACGGCGCAGGTGGTCAGCAACGAAAAGGAAAAATGGTTCTCGCTGGACATCAACGTGGAATACGAAGGCCAGAGCCTGCCCCTGGAAAAAATCTGGAAGGCCTGGACCCGAGGCAAGCGCTATGTGCAGTTGAAAGACGGCTCCTATACCAGCCTGCCCGAAGCGTGGCTTGAAAAGCTCTCCCACAAGCTCACGGCCCTGGGGCTCGACCCTTCAAAGCCCCCGCAGCAGAAATTCAAGCAGTTTGAAGCCCCTGTGCTCGACAGCCTGCTGGAAGACCTGCCCGGTGCAGCCACGGACTCCTTCTGGAACAACCTGCGCGAAAAAATCCGCTCGTTCCGCGAGGTGCGGCCCATCACGCCGCCCAAGGCGCTCAACGCCAACCTGCGCAGCTATCAGGTGCAGGGGCTTTCGTATCTCAACTTCCTTTCGGAATACGGGTTCGGCGGTATTCTTGCCGACGAAATGGGCCTTGGCAAAACCGTGCAGACCCTGGCCTTTATCCAGCACATGATTGATGTGCACCATGACGGGCCAAACCTTATTGTGGTGCCCACCTCGGTGCTGCCCAACTGGGAGCGCGAAGCGGAAAAGTTCGTTCCCGGCCTCAAGCGGCTGACCATCTATGGCACCCGCCGCGAAGGTATGTTCAAGCATATTTCCAGCTCGGATCTCATCATCACCACCTACGCGCTGTTGCGGCGCGATCTGGAGGAGATGGAAAAATACGAGTTCAACACCGTTATTCTTGACGAAGCCCAGAACATCAAGAACCCCAATACCATCACAGCCCGCGCCGTGCGCCGCATCAATGCCCGCATGCGCCTGTGCCTCTCGGGCACTCCCATCGAAAACAACCTTTTCGAGCTGTGGTCGTTGTTCGAGTTCCTCATGCCGGGCTTTCTGGGTTCGCAGCACGCCTTCCAGCGGGGCATCGTCAAGCCCATCAAGGACGGCGACGCTGAAACGCTGGACTATCTGCGCACCCGTGTACGTCCCTTCATTCTGCGCCGTACCAAGGCCGAAGTGGCCAAGGATCTGCCGCCCAAGGTGGAAAGCGTCACCTGCTGCGCGCTGGAAGAAGCGCAGGCCGAACTGTACGCAGCCCTGGCCCGCAAGCTGCGCGCCCAGGTGCTGGCCGATGTGGACGAAAAAGGCCTTGCCAAAAGCCAGATGTCCATTCTCGACGCCCTGCTCAAACTGCGCCAGATCTGCTGCCACCCGCGCCTGCTCAAGCTCGACATGCCCGGCTTCTCCAACAACCTGCCTTCTGGCAAGTTCGATGCCTTCAAGGACATGGTCATGGAAATTGTGGAAGGCGGCCACAAGGTGCTCGTCTTCTCGCAGTTTGTGCAGATGCTCCAGATCATCAAGCAGTGGCTGGAATTTTCTCAGATTCCCTTCTGCTACCTCGATGGCGCGAGCAAAGACCGTTTCGATCAGGTAGACAAGTTCAACAATACGCCTGAAATCCCGATCTTCCTGATCTCGCTCAAGGCTGGCGGCACGGGCCTCAACCTGACCTCGGCCGACTACGTTATCCACTACGACCCGTGGTGGAACCCCGCCGTGGAAAGTCAGGCCACAGACCGTACCCACCGTATCGGTCAGACCCGTCAGGTCTTTTCCTACAAACTCATCTGCCAGAACACGGTGGAAGAGAAGATTCTCAAATTGCAGGAAGCCAAGCGCGGCGTGGCGGAAGCCATCATTCCCGGTCAGGACACCTGGAAGTCGCTCACGCGTGAAGATCTGGAAATGCTCTTTGACGTGTAG
- a CDS encoding peptide-binding protein has product MLESISAQRATRFYGKKWIRWVTISCALLCICASSAFCANSAGDLPEETGLAPSGAAVSPAGPPASGGSIFFGTIGEASNLIPYLTSDSASHEVADLIYTAPLRYNKDLQPEPWAAESWSMEDGGKRMRFTLRKGILWEDGQELTAEDVAFTCKLAADPATGSPYAEDFLRIKDLRVIDRYTFEVRYDQFFARAVSTWMNPILPKHILEGQNIRSTPFARKPMGAGPYRLKSWEPGSRIVLEASPTYFAGKPRIDEVVYRIIPDNATMFMETRAGRLDVMDLSPLQYLRQTSGPEWQSRFHKFRYIASVYIFLGFNLEHPFFKDVRVRRAISMAIDREGLIKGVLLGQGVPAFGPFKPGSWPYHPGLKPMPRNIAAARALLAEAGFADHDGDGLLDRDGQPLAFTILTNQGNEQRILAATVMQSQLREVGIDVRIRTVEWAAFIREFVNKGRFDAVLLGWTIPQDPDLFSVWHSSQTFEGGLNFTHYRNPEVDKLLEEAQSTPDQKKRAELYYRIQEIFDAEQPYCFLFVPYALPVVQRRFQGIEPALAGIMYNFEKWWIPKALQHTQMQP; this is encoded by the coding sequence ATGTTGGAATCAATATCAGCCCAACGGGCCACCCGATTTTACGGGAAAAAGTGGATTCGTTGGGTCACAATTTCATGTGCTTTACTGTGCATTTGTGCATCATCAGCTTTTTGCGCCAATTCTGCGGGTGATCTGCCGGAAGAAACCGGCCTTGCCCCCTCGGGTGCGGCAGTCAGCCCGGCTGGCCCCCCGGCTTCGGGCGGCAGCATATTTTTTGGCACCATTGGCGAGGCTTCAAATCTTATTCCCTACCTCACGTCAGACTCCGCCTCGCATGAGGTTGCAGACCTCATCTACACGGCGCCGCTGCGTTATAACAAGGATTTACAGCCCGAGCCGTGGGCCGCGGAATCGTGGAGCATGGAAGACGGCGGCAAACGCATGCGTTTTACCCTGCGCAAGGGCATATTGTGGGAGGACGGGCAGGAGCTGACCGCCGAAGACGTGGCTTTTACCTGCAAGCTGGCGGCAGACCCTGCCACCGGCAGCCCTTATGCCGAGGATTTTTTGCGTATCAAGGATCTGCGGGTCATTGACCGCTATACGTTTGAAGTGCGCTATGACCAGTTTTTTGCGCGGGCGGTATCCACCTGGATGAACCCCATTTTGCCCAAACATATTCTGGAAGGGCAGAACATCCGTTCCACGCCTTTTGCGCGCAAGCCCATGGGGGCCGGGCCGTATCGGCTCAAGTCGTGGGAGCCGGGGAGCCGCATAGTGCTGGAGGCATCGCCCACCTATTTTGCGGGCAAGCCGCGCATTGACGAAGTGGTGTACAGGATCATTCCCGACAACGCTACCATGTTTATGGAAACCCGGGCGGGCAGACTGGACGTGATGGATCTTTCGCCCCTGCAATACCTGAGGCAGACCTCTGGCCCGGAATGGCAGAGCAGATTCCATAAATTCCGCTACATCGCCTCGGTGTATATTTTCCTCGGCTTTAACCTGGAGCATCCGTTTTTCAAGGATGTGCGGGTGCGGCGGGCCATTTCCATGGCTATCGACCGCGAGGGCCTCATCAAAGGCGTTTTGCTGGGGCAGGGCGTTCCGGCTTTTGGGCCGTTCAAGCCCGGCTCGTGGCCGTACCATCCTGGCCTTAAACCCATGCCCAGAAACATTGCCGCCGCGCGCGCCCTGCTGGCCGAGGCGGGCTTTGCCGATCATGACGGCGATGGCCTGCTTGATCGCGACGGCCAGCCGCTGGCCTTTACCATCCTGACCAATCAGGGCAACGAGCAGCGCATTCTTGCGGCTACCGTCATGCAGTCGCAACTGCGCGAGGTGGGCATTGACGTGCGTATCCGCACCGTGGAGTGGGCGGCCTTTATCCGCGAGTTTGTCAACAAGGGGCGGTTTGACGCCGTGCTGCTGGGCTGGACAATACCGCAGGATCCTGACCTGTTTTCTGTATGGCATTCATCCCAGACCTTTGAGGGCGGGCTGAATTTTACCCACTACCGCAATCCCGAGGTGGACAAGCTGCTTGAAGAAGCGCAATCCACGCCCGATCAGAAAAAGCGCGCAGAACTGTACTATCGCATCCAGGAAATATTTGATGCGGAGCAGCCCTACTGCTTTTTGTTTGTGCCCTATGCCCTGCCTGTGGTGCAGCGGCGGTTTCAGGGCATAGAACCCGCGCTGGCGGGCATAATGTATAATTTTGAAAAATGGTGGATTCCCAAAGCCTTGCAGCATACGCAGATGCAGCCCTAA
- a CDS encoding MBL fold metallo-hydrolase, which translates to MPVATFPLGPLQTNSYLIHSGTQAVAVDVGGDPDPMLEYLATHGLKLAAICITHRHFDHVYGVAALQKATGAPVYISADDDCLEGTESAQGGLWGFPTVTPYQSQPIALGKTSFGGMECEVLATPGHTPGGVSLFFPTEKLVFTGDALFYRSIGRTDFPGGDHNGLLRSVTEVLFKLPEDTVVYPGHGPSTTIGDEKKSNPFCGEFQL; encoded by the coding sequence ATGCCAGTTGCCACGTTTCCCCTCGGCCCTTTGCAGACCAACAGCTACCTTATCCACAGCGGCACTCAGGCCGTTGCGGTGGACGTGGGCGGCGACCCGGATCCCATGCTGGAGTATCTGGCTACGCACGGTCTGAAACTGGCTGCCATCTGCATTACCCATCGGCACTTCGACCACGTTTACGGCGTGGCGGCCCTGCAGAAGGCCACAGGAGCGCCTGTATACATCAGTGCCGATGATGATTGCCTTGAGGGGACGGAATCCGCCCAAGGCGGCCTGTGGGGCTTTCCCACTGTGACTCCGTATCAGTCGCAACCCATAGCTCTGGGCAAGACTTCGTTCGGCGGCATGGAATGCGAGGTGCTTGCCACCCCTGGGCACACCCCGGGCGGAGTTTCGCTGTTTTTTCCTACTGAAAAACTTGTTTTTACAGGTGATGCACTTTTTTATCGCTCCATTGGCCGCACGGACTTTCCCGGCGGCGACCACAACGGCCTGCTGCGCTCGGTGACGGAAGTACTTTTCAAACTGCCGGAAGACACAGTGGTGTACCCTGGGCACGGCCCCTCCACCACCATTGGCGATGAAAAAAAGAGCAATCCTTTTTGCGGTGAATTTCAGCTATGA
- a CDS encoding RelA/SpoT family protein has product MIRIQEILDKVSAGNPNADLELIQKAYVFAATAHAGQTRLSGEPYLSHPLAVASILAGMGFDEPTIAAGLLHDTVEDTKATIEELDENFGEEVADIVDGVTKISQITFENKEEAQAENIRKMILAMSHDMRVLMVKLADRLHNMRTLDFQKSHKQKRIAQETMDIYAPLANRLGLYVMKRDLEDLSFKYMRPDIYNQIDHWLDNHQVVEKQIIGKVVGLIQDLLESNGITGQVYGRIKHKHSIYKKMQAQSMTLDEMHDIMAFRVLVQDIKDCYAVLGLVHSQWRPVHGRFKDYISMPKTNGYQSLHTTVIGPEGERIEIQIRTEEMHRQAEHGVAAHWLYKEKGRVNSKDLEQFAWLREIFERQSEETDSREFMHSLKMDLFKDEVYIYTPAGDVKELPEGATPLDFAFVIHTKVGQHCSGAKINGRLMPLGTELKNGDVVEILTDPARNPNRDWLKIVKTAKARSRIQHYLRTEERTHAVTLGRELLEKEGRKVSLNVGKATKDGHLAIVAQEMNFDSVDDLVAAVGYAHTTPRKVLNKLYAVLHPEAATAAEPATPTVKESKEAASRKGEGVGISGVDGVLMRFAKCCNPVPGDPIIGYISRGLGISVHRADCPNVANMEPERLISVHWDGMEEKPYAAGIFIIAKNEQGVLAKVAEVMARNGVNIIGLNMDNQVDGRAKLRITVEVRDATQLYQLIEAIRVLPPIFEVVRDTEADAT; this is encoded by the coding sequence ATGATTCGTATTCAGGAAATTCTCGATAAGGTTTCGGCTGGCAACCCGAACGCGGATCTGGAGCTGATCCAGAAGGCGTATGTGTTTGCCGCCACCGCCCATGCGGGGCAAACCCGCCTTTCGGGCGAGCCGTACCTTTCCCACCCTCTGGCGGTTGCCAGCATTCTGGCGGGCATGGGTTTTGACGAACCCACCATTGCCGCTGGCCTGCTGCACGACACAGTAGAAGACACCAAGGCCACCATCGAAGAGCTGGACGAAAATTTTGGCGAAGAAGTGGCCGATATCGTCGATGGCGTTACCAAGATCAGCCAGATCACCTTTGAGAACAAGGAAGAAGCCCAGGCGGAGAATATCCGCAAGATGATCCTGGCCATGAGCCACGACATGCGGGTTCTCATGGTCAAACTGGCCGACCGCCTGCACAATATGCGCACGCTGGACTTTCAGAAAAGTCATAAACAGAAGCGCATTGCCCAGGAAACCATGGATATCTACGCGCCCCTGGCCAACCGCCTGGGTTTGTACGTGATGAAGCGCGACCTGGAAGACCTGAGCTTCAAATACATGCGGCCCGACATTTACAACCAGATCGATCACTGGCTGGACAACCATCAGGTTGTGGAAAAGCAGATCATCGGCAAGGTTGTGGGCCTGATTCAGGATCTGCTGGAATCAAACGGCATCACCGGGCAGGTTTACGGGCGCATCAAGCACAAGCACAGCATCTATAAAAAGATGCAGGCCCAGTCCATGACACTGGACGAAATGCACGACATCATGGCCTTTCGCGTGCTGGTGCAGGATATCAAGGACTGTTACGCCGTGCTGGGGCTTGTGCACTCCCAGTGGCGGCCTGTGCACGGGCGCTTTAAAGACTACATTTCGATGCCCAAGACCAACGGCTACCAGAGCCTGCACACCACGGTCATCGGGCCGGAAGGCGAGCGTATTGAAATCCAGATACGCACCGAGGAGATGCACAGGCAGGCCGAACACGGCGTTGCCGCCCACTGGCTGTACAAGGAAAAAGGCCGCGTCAACAGTAAAGACCTTGAGCAGTTTGCATGGCTGCGTGAAATTTTTGAGCGCCAGAGTGAAGAAACAGATTCCCGCGAGTTCATGCACTCGCTGAAAATGGATCTGTTCAAGGACGAGGTCTACATCTATACCCCGGCTGGCGATGTTAAGGAACTGCCCGAAGGCGCTACACCGCTGGACTTTGCCTTTGTGATCCACACCAAGGTGGGCCAGCATTGCAGCGGCGCAAAAATCAATGGCCGCCTCATGCCCCTTGGCACGGAGCTGAAAAACGGCGACGTGGTGGAAATCCTCACCGACCCGGCGCGCAATCCCAACCGCGACTGGCTCAAGATTGTCAAAACAGCCAAGGCGCGCAGCCGTATTCAGCACTATCTGCGCACGGAAGAACGCACCCACGCCGTGACCCTTGGTCGCGAACTGCTGGAAAAAGAAGGCCGCAAGGTCAGCCTGAACGTGGGCAAGGCCACCAAGGACGGGCATCTGGCCATTGTGGCCCAGGAAATGAATTTTGACAGCGTGGATGATCTGGTTGCCGCCGTGGGCTATGCCCACACCACACCGCGCAAGGTGCTCAACAAACTGTATGCGGTGCTGCACCCCGAGGCCGCCACTGCTGCGGAACCCGCCACTCCCACCGTAAAGGAAAGCAAGGAAGCTGCCTCCCGCAAGGGCGAGGGCGTGGGCATTTCCGGCGTGGACGGCGTGCTCATGCGCTTTGCCAAGTGCTGCAACCCGGTGCCGGGCGATCCCATTATCGGCTACATCAGCCGTGGGCTTGGTATCAGCGTACACCGTGCCGACTGCCCCAATGTTGCCAATATGGAGCCGGAGCGTCTTATTTCCGTGCATTGGGACGGCATGGAAGAAAAGCCCTACGCAGCAGGCATATTCATTATTGCCAAGAACGAACAGGGCGTTCTGGCCAAGGTTGCCGAGGTCATGGCGCGCAACGGCGTCAACATTATTGGCCTGAACATGGACAATCAGGTGGATGGACGTGCCAAGCTGCGCATTACCGTTGAAGTGCGCGATGCCACCCAGCTCTACCAGCTTATTGAGGCCATTCGCGTATTGCCGCCCATTTTTGAAGTGGTGCGCGATACTGAGGCTGACGCCACGTAA